Below is a genomic region from Roseovarius arcticus.
TTTAGCGCGCCGGACAATCAATCGGACGCGATGACCAGGCTGCTGCTGACAGTTCTGCTGACTTTGGTGGGCCTTGTGCTAATGGTGCGCGGGCGGTTCTGGACGCAGTTTCTGATGCGTATCGTGCGCCCGCAAGCGGCAGTCTCGGCGCGCTGGATGCTGTCCTTCGTGATGTCGCTGGGCGACGTCGTGATACCCTTTCTGGGCCTCCTGATTGTCATCAAGGCCTTCCAGATTAGCGGTACTTTGGCCACGCAGAGCAATACGTTTCTGGAAATTCTTAAGATCTCGGTCCTTATATTTCTGGTGTCGCGCTGGGCCGCGCTGCGCTGTTTCCCGCGCGGCGACGAGGACCGCTTGCCGCTGGACTTGGCGCCTGAGCAGCGCCGCGCCGGACGTCTTTATGGTGGTGCGCTGGGCCTTGTTATCGGGGTCGCGCATCTGTTTCACCAGCTAGGGGAGAGCAACAGCTGGAGTACCGAGGCACGCGTTGTTGTCCTGTTTCCCATACTGGTGATTGCGGGTCTGCTGCTCAGCCGCTTGGCGCGGCTCTTGTCGCTCCACACCCGCGCCTCGGGTGACGGCGCCAAGGTGGAGGCAGGCGAGGACAGCTATCGCAATCGCCTAGCCCGGTTCCTGTCAAAGGTGCTGATCGGTGTTGCAGTCATATCGCCGGTGCTGGCAGCCTTTGGGTATTACAAGGCCGCCATTAATCTGATGATGCCATCGTTGCTGTCGCTATTGCTGCTGGCAGCGTTGTTGATCCTGCAAGGCGTGATTACTGAGATTTACCGCCTCGTTGCCCGTGACCGGGAGGGCGCGTCCGATGAATTGACGCCGATGCTGGCTGGGTTTGTCATGGTGCTCGCGTCGCTGCCCGTCTTTGCGCTGATCTGGGGCGCGCGCGTTGCGGACCTGAGCGAGATGTGGGTCACCTTCAAGCGCGGGATCACGTTGGGCGATCTGACCATATCGCCCACCATTTTCCTAACGCTGGCCATTGTTTTTGCCGTAGGTTTCGCCATCACGCGCCTGCTTCAGGGCACGCTCAAGAATTCGCTACTGCCCAAGACGCGTATGGAGACGGGCGCACGTGATGCGATCGTTTCAGGTGTCGGATATATCGGTATCTTCCTCGCGGCTCTGATCGCGGTGACAAGCGCGGGCATCGACCTTAGCAGTCTGGCGATCGTCGCGGGCGCGCTGTCTGTCGGTATTGGTTTCGGCCTACAGAATATCGTGTCCAACTTCGTCTCTGGCATCATCCTGCTGATCGAGCGCCCCATCAGTCAGGGCGACTGGATCGAAGTGAATGGTCAGCATGGCACGGTGCGCGAAATATCGGTGCGCTCTACCCGGATCGAGACGTTTGATCGATCCGACCTGATCATCCCAAACTCCGATTTAGTCAGCGGCACGGTCACGAACTACACCAAAGGCAGCACGGTAGGCCGCATGATCGTCAAGGTCGGCGTCGCCTACGGCACTGACACCAGATGGGTCGAAGGCATCCTGAGCGAGATTGCCCGCGCGCATCCAATGGTTTTGATGAATCCCGAGCCCACAATCCTGTTTAAGACAATCGGCTCTGACGCATTCGAGTTCGAAGTTCGGGCGATCCTGCGCGACGTGAACTGGATCATGAACGTAACGTCCGACGTGAACCACGAAATCGCAAAACGCTTTGCCGACGAGGGCATTGAGATGCCGTATCAGCAGCGCGATATCTGGCTGCGCAATCCTGAAACGTTGACCAGCGGGCGCGGCGGCGCATCGCCGCCCGCCTCGTCCGCCCCGCGCGCGCAAACGGGCGACGGGGGCCACCCTGAGGGCGTTCCCCAACGCGCCGAGGATGGCGGGGACGCCGGAGGAGACGGTCGATGACCGAGCCGCTTTTTCGCAGCGATGCCTACATTGCCGAAGCCTCCGCCACCGTTGCGGCCCATACAGCCGAGGGCGGCATCGTGCTGGACCGATCCATTTTTTACCCCACCGGCGGCGGCCAGCCGGGTGATAGCGGCTATATCGTATGGCCGGGAGGCAGTATGCAGATTGCAACTACCGTCAAGGGTAGCAGCGCGGCTATTGTTTTGGTGCCCGCCGCGCCGCAGTCGCTGCCGCCTGTCGGTCTCGTGGTCGAGCAGCGCTTGGACTGGCCCCGCCGCCACCGTCTAATGCGGATGCATACCGCACTGCACCTTTTGTCAGTGGTGATCCCGCTGACGGTATCGGGCGGCGCTGTGGGCGAGACGCGCAGCCGCCTCGATTTCGATATGCCGCTCGCGCCTGAGAATCCGGATATGCTGGAGGCGCGGCTGAACCACATGATTGACGACGATCTGTTGGTATCCGAGACTTGGATCACCGATGCGGAGCTTGCCGCTAACCCTTGTTTGGTCAAAACGATGTCTGCCCCGCCCCCCCGCGGCGCAGATCGCGTGCGTCTGGTCCAGATAGGTACGGGTGCAAACATGGTCGACCTGCAGCCCTGCGGCGGCACCCATGTCGCCCGCACCGGCGAGATCGGGCGGTTGCGTCTGGGCAAGATCGAGAAGAAGGGCCGCCAGAACCGGCGCGTCTATCTGCATCTGGATGAGTGATCCGTGCAGAATAGCGCGATTATCCGCTTGATCCCCCCGCGCACCGCCAGTTAAAGAGGCGCGACGGAGCGGTGGCCGAGTGGTCGAAGGCGCACGCCTGGAAAGTGTGTAGGCGGGTGACCGTCTCCAGGGTTCGAATCCCTGTCGCTCCGCCACCCACACAACTAATTTATATTATTGAATTTTGCGGTGATTTTATCGCCGTATTTCCGGTGGTTTGCGCCACTCTCACCGACACAGAGACGATACTGAGAGACGCATTTGGCGAATTGCGCTGACTACGTCTCTGTTGCTTGCAATCGGGGGTTCGGTTTTGGGGCAGGATTTCCCTGCTGGCAGGGAATTTGCAGGGAATTTTACTTGGATCCGACAGATTACATGCCGCCGAGGTGTCAATACACGAGTGTTGTCAAGTGGTTGGACGGGAATTGCCTAGGGGCGGGAGCAGGGAATATGCAGGGAATTCAGAGCGCATGAGCAAGCAGGTTGCAAGCACTGAACAGCGAGCTTGGTTTACAGCCCGAACATGCGCTCTTGTGTGATCCAATCCAGAGGGATGGGTTGGCGCATCATCCGTTTCAAGGTGATCTCTGGCGGCAAGGTGCCATCGCGGATGGCGAGTTGTATCTTTGGTGACAGAAAGGCGAGTTGCGCGCGGGTCCGGATGAACGCGTCGTGATGCGTGTTATCTCCGGCGATCGTTGTGAGCGGTGTGCCAGCACGCAGAGCATGCACCCAGTGATGGGCCTCCCGAAGGGTCCGCATCAGGACAGGGTCAGGCACGGGATGATGATCTCCGATCAGGAGTTTTGCTTCGATTCCGCGACGACGCAGACGGACTGGCGCATGAATGGTTGTGAGGCCCGGTGCAAGGTATCCTGCAGGGATGTTAAAACCGGTTGCGAGTGCTGTCTTGTCCAGAGTCAGCGCGATCCCCTGCGGGCTTATCGACCCGGAGATTAGAATTGCGCGCAGCGTGTCATGATCTTGTCGGCGTAGGCTCTCAAGGAGGTCTTTGGTTGCCTCTACTTGCACATCTCCGCTGCGCAAATCTGGCGCTTCCATCAACCTGTGTTCTTTGCGCGCTTCAGCGAGATGATCGACGATGACGGTCGCCATGGACGCTTCAAATCTTGCCGCCGGAAGTCGCCAGCCGGTGGGGTCGGGTCCGCCAGTGATCAGTCTGTTTGACACATAGTAGCAATGGCGCTTGCCAGACTTTGTGCTGTGGGTCGGCGTGAGCAGATCGCCGGTTTCATCACGGAATTTGCCAGTAAGAACAGCTTGTGTGGCGCCACTCTTGGTGCGGCCACGACTTCGCCGTGCCCCGTTTTGCAGCTTCTTTTGTACCCGCGCCCAAAGGTCTTCATCCAGAATACCCGCGTGCTGCCCAGGCCAGATCTTGTCCTTGTGGCGGATCTTGCCGAGATAGACGGGGTTGAGCAGGAGTTTGTGAATCTGCCCCCGTGACAGATGGCGTCCTCCTTGTATGCGGCCCGAGCGGAACAAATGGCGCTTTGATCGCAGCCCTAGACGGTCGGCTTCGCGTTCGACGCAGGCGAGCGATCCGTATTGGTCATAGAGTTCGAAAAGTGCCTGAACCGTCTGGGCCTCCTTTACATTGACAACCAGCATTCGAACGTTTGGGTCGGGATGAGGGTCGTAGCCCAGAGGCGGTACGCCACCCATCCAGAGGCCCTTCTTTTTTGAAGCTGCGATCTTGTCCCGGATGCGTTCCGCTGTGACCTCGCGTTCAAATTGGGCAAACGAGAGGAGCACATTCAGTGTCAATCGACCCATGGACGACGCTGTGTTGAAGGCTTGGGTAACCGAGACGAAGGAACACCCGGCAGCGTCAAAGCGTTCGACGAGCCGGGCGAAATCGGTAAGTGAGCGCGTCAGGCGATCAATTTTATAGACCACAACCATGCTGATCCGGCCAGCATCAATCTCCGTCAAAAGTTGCTTCAAAGCGGGACGTTCAAGCGTTCCGCCGGAGAGACCGCCGTCATCGAAGCGGTCTCGCGCAAGCACCCAGCCTTCCTGCTTCTGGCTGACGATATAGGCGGAACAGGCTTCGAACTGCGCATCCAGTGAGTTGAAGCTTTGCTCCAATCCGTTCTCGGAGGACTTCCGCGTGTAGATGGCGCAGCGAATTTTGGATGCGACGCTCATCAGGAACTGCCCCCTTTCCTAAAGAACCTTGGTCCCGACCAATGTGCTCCGGTGATGGCGCGGGCGACCGATGACAAAGACCGATGGCATTGCCCATTCCAGAGATATCCCGCTTCGGTCACTTCGACGACATGGGTCACCCCATTCCATTCCCGGAGCAAACGCCCACCGGGTTTGAGATTTGGTCTGGATTTACCGACAGGCGCTGAAGCCGACCGCTCGAGATCAGCCATGAAGCCTTTTGGCAGCCCGCCAAACTGGCGCGTCTGGGCTTCGAAGGCCAGGAAACGGCGCAGGAATGACTGGCTCAACCCTTTCGGGACGGAGCATCGAAACAGGTCAGTCCAAGCGGAAATCAACGCCGGGCGGTTCATGGTCTCAATATCAGAGACGGAGACCTTCATGCGCTCTCCGGAGTGCCGGTAATCCGGTAGGCGACCGGGCCACCACCGGACTTTGGCGGTGTCTTATCGATCGTGTACCCGGCTTTGCGCAGGGTGCTGAGGGCTGCGCGCACCGAATGCGCCTGCCAGCCGGTGACGTCCTGTAGGGCCGCGATATCTGCGCCTGATTTGCGCGACAGAAGCTTGCGGACGATGGCGGATTTGGTCTCGCGCGGAGGGATGGTTGTGGTGTTGGACATTGTCGTCTCCTCGGGTTTGGCGGACGCGGCTGCATGCCGACCCTACCGAGGAGAGCCCGGACTGGGAACCGGGCGTGAGACCAATGACGCTCTGTTCGGTCGTGAAGTCCAGTCGATTGTTTAGGTTAAAAAGCCACGCCCCCAAGAGCCGTTTGTCAACTGTTTCAATAGGTTGATGGAAATACTTGTTGCGTGACCGGCTATCTCCATGTACGAAATGAGTATCACGCCGCGGCAGGAGGCTTCGGCAATCGATCAACCACACGTCCCTTTATGATGTGCTCTGGGTTGTCTGATTGCTTCCTGTTTTGCAAACGTTGTCAGCCTTCAGACGCACCTTCAGGGACAAACCCCAAGGAGGTTCAAAAATGGGCAAATTCACAGATAAGAACTCAAAGCAAGCAGGCGTCGGGACAAATGTGTCGCTACCCAACGATGTACCAACCAAGACCGCTGAAGGCACTCACGACGGTGAAGTATTATCCGGACTGCATGGTCAGAACGATCTGTTCCGGGAAGTGGCTCTGGTCTGGATCCTGGTTGGTCTGATAGACGACTCGCCTCGACGTGTCCGGCTCGCTCTGAAGAGTCAGACCGGAGCCGTTCTACAAGCCGTCAAGCGGTTCGGGTTCCGTGTTCCTATCCTTGTCCGCAACAAGCCCGGAGGCCAACGCTACGAGGTGATCGATGGGCACGTCCGTCTCGCAGTTGCGCGGACGCTGGGTGTGGAGAATATTCCTTGCATTGTAGTTGATGATTTGCCGGAATTGGAAGTCCGCCGCCTGGTACTGTCTCTGAACAAGTTGCAAGAGACGGGTGCATGGGACAACAACATCCTCCGGCTTGAGATCAACGAAATTATCGAAATCAGTGGGGATCTGGAATTCCCCGGCTTTGAGTCTCCTGCAATAGAGGCGATCCGCTTTGGCGAGGCAGGGGCTGACGACGTGGACCCTGCCGATGATCTCTCCGGAATGGACCATCCCGAGGCGCTGCCCGTCACCAAGCCCGGCGATCTGTGGCTATTGCGCGATCATCGGTTGCTATGTGGCTCATCTCGGGACGGGACCGGTTTGGCAAATGTCTTGGGCAACCAAGTGGCCGACGTGGTCTTCACCGATCCGCCGTACAACGTGAAGATCAATGGTCATGTCAGGGATGCATCAGGCGGCTTTGCGGAGTTTGTCGAGGCCTCTGGCGAAATGTCCAGTAAGGCGTTTGTCGCGTTTTTGATTGAGACGATCGGGTCAGCATCTGCGTGTCTTAAGCCCGGTGGCGCTCTTTTTGCCTTCATGGATTGGCGTCACGTCGGGGAGATGTCAGAGGCCCTCGCTATGCTTAAACTCGATCTGCTCAACATCTGCGTCTGGGTCAAGACCAGCCCGGGCATGGGTAGCCTTTACCGCAGCCAGCACGAGTTTGTGTTTGTCGCGAAAAAGCCCGGGGCATCACACATGAACAATGTCCAGCTTGGCAAGAACGGCCGCAACCGCACAAATGTCTGGCAGTTCGCTGGCGCGACGGGCGGGACTTGGGATGCAGATGATGCATTTGATGTGCATCCAACCGTCAAGCCCATCCGTCTGGTCATGGAGGCGATGCTCGATGTGACGGTGCGCGGCGACCTGGTGCTGGACCCTTTCCTGGGGTCGGGAACGACATTGCTGGCCGCTGAGCGCACAAACCGACTCTGCACAGGTGTGGAAATTGAGCCACGTTACATTGATCTCGCGATCCGCCGCTGGCAGGAAATGACGGGTGATCAGGCAGTCCATTCAGAGACCGGGCAAAGCTTCAACTCCCTTGCGCCTGGTGATGCACGGGACCGCGTTCAGACCATTTCTGAAAACGGGGAGGACTTCTGATGGCCACCGAAACTGAAAATCATGATCCCTACCATGTGGGCTATGGCAAGCCGCCAAAGCACACGCAGTTCAAGAAGGGTCAATCGGGAAACCCCAGCGGTAAGAGCACCAAGGAAGAATCCGTCAAGGCCAAGATCAAGAAGATCGCAGGCGACGAAATTATTGTTCATGTAAACGGTTCGCCGGTTGTGATGACGAACCTGGAGGCAATGCTGCACAAGGCCTTTATGGAGGCAAAAAGTGGCAATCCCCAGTTCTTCAAATTCCTCGTTCAGGAACTGGCAGTCGACCCGGTTGATATATTTCAGCCGTCCAATCTTGTGCTGACCGAGGCGGACCTTGCTGTTCTGAAAACCCAGGCTGATTGGATGGGACTTATCGAGAGTACCAAAGCCGCCATAGAAAACACGGATGGATCAGAGCCATTAGAAAATGGAGATGACTATGACGAACCAGACCCCGACGGCTGATGTCCTCCGAGCGCTGTATCGGTTTAAACTCATCGCGTATGTCGAGCGCGCCTTTGCTGAGCTCAGACCGGGTGTGCCGTTCCATTATGGTCATCACATCCGTGCCATTTGCCACGTATTGGAACAAATCGAACGCGGTGAGATCACACGACTGATCATCCTGATGCCCCCGCGCCACATGAAGTCACATTGTGCCAGCGTGGTCTTTCCCGCCTGGGCACTCGGCAGGAACCCGTCTCTGCGGATGATATGCATGAGCTATGGCCTCGACTTGGCAGAGACCTTCAGTCGAGATACGCGGCGGATTATTCAATCTGACCTGAGCCAAGCGGTGTTTCGAGAGCTGTTGCTCGATCCCACAAAAGCTTCGGCAACCGAACTGCGGACGACACTTAACGGCTATCGGTTGGCGACATCTGCAGGCGGTCCTCTGACCGGCAAAGGCGCAGACATCCTGATTGCTGATGACATCAGCAAGGCAGAGGACGCGGCGTCACAGTCTCGGCGGGATAATGTCTGGGAGTGGTTTACCGGGACTGCAATGACGCGGCTCGACAATCCAAAAACCGGTGCCGTGATCCTCGTTGCGCAGAGGCTGCATGTAGATGACCTTCCGGGCCGACTGATAGCAGCTGGCGGTTGGGACGTCCTGGAGCTGCCTGCTATTGAAACCCAGGATCGGCTTATTCCGCTCGCGAAGGGTGCAAATTGGGCGCGCAAAACTGGAACTGCTCTCCTGCCGGCCCACATGGACCTGCCCGAATTTGAGGCAAAACGGCGCGAGATCGGGAGTCCCACCTTTGACACCCAATATCAGCAGTCACCGACCCTGGCTGGCGGTATCATCGTCCGACCCGAGTGGTTTCGCGAGATTCCAATTACAATGCGGCGGAGCGACTACGAGGCGGTCATTCAAAGCTGGGATCCGGCGGCTGTTCCAGGCGAGTCAAATGACTATTCTGTCTGCACTACTTGGGGCCTCATTGGAAACCACATCGACTTGCTTGACGTGTATCGCAAACAAGTGGTCCAGCCTGATCTCCTGCGGGACGCGCAATTGCTGGGTAAGAAATGGAGCCCCAAACTGCTGATCGTGGAGGCCGTTGGGGCCGGGCGCGGCGTTTACGATCACCTCAGACGAAATTGCTCCTATGGAGTTCGTCCGCTAATACCCAGGCAGGGAAAAGTGGAACGTCTGTCGATCCAGTCGCCAAAGATTGAAGCCGGTCTGGTCCGTCTGCCGCAAAGCGCACCGTGGAAAGAGGCCTTCCTCAACGAAGTGGTCGCCTTTCCAAACGGAAAATACGACGACCAGGTCGATAGCATGTCCCAAGCTCTCTTCGCACTGGATCGTCAGCTAGGGGAACTCAGGCACTGCTCTCGGTACAAAGGATAAGGCATGGCATTCTCATGGCGTACCGTTGGTCCGAATCCCAATCTCTCCGCCACACACCCTAATTCAGGTGGTGCCAGAGGAAACTCGGTTGTGAAGGGCAGGGCGTCGATCTAGCGTTGGAGCATGACAAAACGCTCTCCCTTCCGCTATTTCAAAAATAGTCCTGAGATCATCCGCCTCGCTGTGATGATGTATGTCCGGTTCCTGCTATCGCTGAGGAATGTGGAAGATCTTCTGCACGAACGTGACATCGAGATCAGCCACGAAACCGTCCGTTTCTGGTGGAACAGATTTGGTCCAATGTTGCATCTGAAATTCGCAGAAAACGGATCGACCGGATGCGATCTTACTCGAACTGGCGATGGCACTTGGACGAGGTCTTCGTAAAGATTAACGGTGAGATCCACTACCTTTGGCGGGCTGTGGATCATGAAGGTGAGGTGCTGGAAACTTACGTCACGAAGCGCCGGGATCGCAAAGCGGCATTGAAATTCGTTATAAAATCAATGAAGCGGTACGGCCAGCCGCAGATCGTTGTGACTGATAAACTTCGGTCATAAGGCGCCGCGATGAAGGTTATCGGCAATTCCGGTAGGCAGGAAACAGGTCGCTGGCTGAACAATCGCGCTGAGAATTCGCACCAACCATTTCGAAGGCGAGAACGGGCCATGCTTCGCTTCCGAAGGATGCGAAGCTTACAGAAATTCGTCGCCGTGCATTCTTCCATTCACAACCTGTTCAACCTGGAGCGCCATCTCTGCTCACGCGACGACTTCAAGCTGAACCGCGCCGCCGCTCTCGCAGAGTGGCGCAATCTCGGCGCCGCATAAGGGGCAGCCACTCCGTCCTTGCAGAGACGAGTTTGCATTCGTCTGATAGCACCGACGAGACGCCTGATGCCGGAACAGAACGACGACGAAAATTGTACGGCGCCTGAACTGGACTGCGCCAAGTCAGCTTACCCGCAAGTCATTTGTCAGCCGTGATAGCCGTTTGAAGCCATCCTCTGTTACCACGCCGGTCTCCCCGAGCGACATGGTGCGGCCGCTATCGAGATCGACCAAGATCATATGCATAAAAAACACCATGTTCGGCTGGATAACCGTCGGTGCACCGGCGCAGAACATCGGTTGCTCCATCCACGAAGGGGGATAGTTGGCACTTAGGGAATAGCCACAGGCATTCAGCCGGTGTTTGCGGTAGCCAGCCGCGTCGAGGATGCGAGCGTGGGTTTCGAAGACGTCGCCAACGAGGTTGCCCGGCTTGCACACCTCCTGACAGGCAATCAGCGCTTCGCAGCAAGCGTCATGCATCCTCTTATGGCCTGAGGAGACTTTGCCAGTGAGTGCCGTTCGCATGATACAGGCATGGTAATGTCGATAGGACGCGCCGAATTCCAGCTGGATCTGATCTTGGATTCCGATTGTCTCTCGACCAGTGAAATTCCGAACAAGCAGCGCCCCTTCGCCGGACCCGATAATAAACCTTCCCGCGGGATAATCTCCGCCGCCTTCGAAAATCGCATTATGGGCCACGGCAAACAGATGCCCCTCGTTAACGCCTGCTTTCAATTCCGCATAAACGTCTTCGATTGCATCATCTGCCAGTTCAGCCGCTCTTGTGATGTATTCCAACTCGGCGGGGCTTTTGACTATGCGAAAGTTCTGCACCAATCCAGAGGCATCACGGAGCATGCAGAAACCAGCCAGTGAGTTGCGGACCATATCCCAACGCGCGCCCGTCAGGCAGGCACCGTCAAGCTCGACGCCAATCCGTTTGCCGCCGCAATTGTACGTGGTGAGCAGTTCTTTCAGATCTTCCCCCGGTGTTGACCCTTCACGATCTACCCAGATTCGAATATCTTCGATCAGAGAGGTATGCATTGCCTGTCTGTGGTCAGCCGAACGGGTGAGCAAGGCTAAGGCGCCATCCGCCCCGAAGTATAATGCCTGAAACTGCGAATACCCGGTGGTATCGTAGCCGGTCAGATAATACATCGTCTCCTGCTTGAAGATCAGCAGGCCATCAAGCTCCTGTTCGGATAGCGCGGACTTGACCCGGTCATGACGAGATGCAAACTCTTCTTGCGTAAAGTGCAGCGGCATTGAGTGTTGTCCCAGGTTCGAATGC
It encodes:
- a CDS encoding DNA modification methylase codes for the protein MGKFTDKNSKQAGVGTNVSLPNDVPTKTAEGTHDGEVLSGLHGQNDLFREVALVWILVGLIDDSPRRVRLALKSQTGAVLQAVKRFGFRVPILVRNKPGGQRYEVIDGHVRLAVARTLGVENIPCIVVDDLPELEVRRLVLSLNKLQETGAWDNNILRLEINEIIEISGDLEFPGFESPAIEAIRFGEAGADDVDPADDLSGMDHPEALPVTKPGDLWLLRDHRLLCGSSRDGTGLANVLGNQVADVVFTDPPYNVKINGHVRDASGGFAEFVEASGEMSSKAFVAFLIETIGSASACLKPGGALFAFMDWRHVGEMSEALAMLKLDLLNICVWVKTSPGMGSLYRSQHEFVFVAKKPGASHMNNVQLGKNGRNRTNVWQFAGATGGTWDADDAFDVHPTVKPIRLVMEAMLDVTVRGDLVLDPFLGSGTTLLAAERTNRLCTGVEIEPRYIDLAIRRWQEMTGDQAVHSETGQSFNSLAPGDARDRVQTISENGEDF
- a CDS encoding alanyl-tRNA editing protein — encoded protein: MTEPLFRSDAYIAEASATVAAHTAEGGIVLDRSIFYPTGGGQPGDSGYIVWPGGSMQIATTVKGSSAAIVLVPAAPQSLPPVGLVVEQRLDWPRRHRLMRMHTALHLLSVVIPLTVSGGAVGETRSRLDFDMPLAPENPDMLEARLNHMIDDDLLVSETWITDAELAANPCLVKTMSAPPPRGADRVRLVQIGTGANMVDLQPCGGTHVARTGEIGRLRLGKIEKKGRQNRRVYLHLDE
- a CDS encoding DUF3489 domain-containing protein: MSNTTTIPPRETKSAIVRKLLSRKSGADIAALQDVTGWQAHSVRAALSTLRKAGYTIDKTPPKSGGGPVAYRITGTPESA
- a CDS encoding M24 family metallopeptidase, producing MPLHFTQEEFASRHDRVKSALSEQELDGLLIFKQETMYYLTGYDTTGYSQFQALYFGADGALALLTRSADHRQAMHTSLIEDIRIWVDREGSTPGEDLKELLTTYNCGGKRIGVELDGACLTGARWDMVRNSLAGFCMLRDASGLVQNFRIVKSPAELEYITRAAELADDAIEDVYAELKAGVNEGHLFAVAHNAIFEGGGDYPAGRFIIGSGEGALLVRNFTGRETIGIQDQIQLEFGASYRHYHACIMRTALTGKVSSGHKRMHDACCEALIACQEVCKPGNLVGDVFETHARILDAAGYRKHRLNACGYSLSANYPPSWMEQPMFCAGAPTVIQPNMVFFMHMILVDLDSGRTMSLGETGVVTEDGFKRLSRLTNDLRVS
- a CDS encoding DUF5681 domain-containing protein — protein: MATETENHDPYHVGYGKPPKHTQFKKGQSGNPSGKSTKEESVKAKIKKIAGDEIIVHVNGSPVVMTNLEAMLHKAFMEAKSGNPQFFKFLVQELAVDPVDIFQPSNLVLTEADLAVLKTQADWMGLIESTKAAIENTDGSEPLENGDDYDEPDPDG
- the terL gene encoding phage terminase large subunit translates to MTNQTPTADVLRALYRFKLIAYVERAFAELRPGVPFHYGHHIRAICHVLEQIERGEITRLIILMPPRHMKSHCASVVFPAWALGRNPSLRMICMSYGLDLAETFSRDTRRIIQSDLSQAVFRELLLDPTKASATELRTTLNGYRLATSAGGPLTGKGADILIADDISKAEDAASQSRRDNVWEWFTGTAMTRLDNPKTGAVILVAQRLHVDDLPGRLIAAGGWDVLELPAIETQDRLIPLAKGANWARKTGTALLPAHMDLPEFEAKRREIGSPTFDTQYQQSPTLAGGIIVRPEWFREIPITMRRSDYEAVIQSWDPAAVPGESNDYSVCTTWGLIGNHIDLLDVYRKQVVQPDLLRDAQLLGKKWSPKLLIVEAVGAGRGVYDHLRRNCSYGVRPLIPRQGKVERLSIQSPKIEAGLVRLPQSAPWKEAFLNEVVAFPNGKYDDQVDSMSQALFALDRQLGELRHCSRYKG
- a CDS encoding recombinase family protein, with the protein product MSVASKIRCAIYTRKSSENGLEQSFNSLDAQFEACSAYIVSQKQEGWVLARDRFDDGGLSGGTLERPALKQLLTEIDAGRISMVVVYKIDRLTRSLTDFARLVERFDAAGCSFVSVTQAFNTASSMGRLTLNVLLSFAQFEREVTAERIRDKIAASKKKGLWMGGVPPLGYDPHPDPNVRMLVVNVKEAQTVQALFELYDQYGSLACVEREADRLGLRSKRHLFRSGRIQGGRHLSRGQIHKLLLNPVYLGKIRHKDKIWPGQHAGILDEDLWARVQKKLQNGARRSRGRTKSGATQAVLTGKFRDETGDLLTPTHSTKSGKRHCYYVSNRLITGGPDPTGWRLPAARFEASMATVIVDHLAEARKEHRLMEAPDLRSGDVQVEATKDLLESLRRQDHDTLRAILISGSISPQGIALTLDKTALATGFNIPAGYLAPGLTTIHAPVRLRRRGIEAKLLIGDHHPVPDPVLMRTLREAHHWVHALRAGTPLTTIAGDNTHHDAFIRTRAQLAFLSPKIQLAIRDGTLPPEITLKRMMRQPIPLDWITQERMFGL
- a CDS encoding DUF3772 domain-containing protein, whose translation is MAVLRHLLLALTLVIIPAAPALIGAALVISPGVANAQQPPSAPDYTRWDGVATRATNAIENQRASTSALESLRNELAEWRSAFSGAQGVNSNAIATLEAQLRALGAAPADGDPAEAPGVAAQRTSLNQQLSNLRAPVTKAELAYSEADEMIKSIDRLIRERQTEELLQRGPSPLNPVNWTAGLNALATTFTAIRTEIGVSFSAPDNQSDAMTRLLLTVLLTLVGLVLMVRGRFWTQFLMRIVRPQAAVSARWMLSFVMSLGDVVIPFLGLLIVIKAFQISGTLATQSNTFLEILKISVLIFLVSRWAALRCFPRGDEDRLPLDLAPEQRRAGRLYGGALGLVIGVAHLFHQLGESNSWSTEARVVVLFPILVIAGLLLSRLARLLSLHTRASGDGAKVEAGEDSYRNRLARFLSKVLIGVAVISPVLAAFGYYKAAINLMMPSLLSLLLLAALLILQGVITEIYRLVARDREGASDELTPMLAGFVMVLASLPVFALIWGARVADLSEMWVTFKRGITLGDLTISPTIFLTLAIVFAVGFAITRLLQGTLKNSLLPKTRMETGARDAIVSGVGYIGIFLAALIAVTSAGIDLSSLAIVAGALSVGIGFGLQNIVSNFVSGIILLIERPISQGDWIEVNGQHGTVREISVRSTRIETFDRSDLIIPNSDLVSGTVTNYTKGSTVGRMIVKVGVAYGTDTRWVEGILSEIARAHPMVLMNPEPTILFKTIGSDAFEFEVRAILRDVNWIMNVTSDVNHEIAKRFADEGIEMPYQQRDIWLRNPETLTSGRGGASPPASSAPRAQTGDGGHPEGVPQRAEDGGDAGGDGR
- a CDS encoding DUF2924 domain-containing protein — encoded protein: MKVSVSDIETMNRPALISAWTDLFRCSVPKGLSQSFLRRFLAFEAQTRQFGGLPKGFMADLERSASAPVGKSRPNLKPGGRLLREWNGVTHVVEVTEAGYLWNGQCHRSLSSVARAITGAHWSGPRFFRKGGSS